In the genome of Aequorivita sp. H23M31, the window CTAACTGGGAACTATTGGGAAACTATTTCATAGGGAGCGGGAATAATCTCTTGGGATATGGTATTTCCTTATCCTCAAACGGAAATATTATTGCTATGGCATCTCCCGGACCTAACGTATTTAATGAATTTGGATTTATTACCGTCCGACAATTTGATGGAACATTGTGGAACGAAATCGGTCAAAAAATTAATGGATATTCCAATTCGGAAGGCAGTTATTCTTTGGAGCAGGTTGTTTTGTCCTTATCCAATGATGGAACTACATTGGTAATTGGAACTCCTTTTTCTGGTGAGAATGGGAATTATGGTGGTGAAGTGAGAGTATATCAATATTCAGGTGGATTATGGGTACAAATGGGTGAAAGTATTTTCAGTGATGAAGGTAAAAACTTTGGCAGTAGCGTTTCAATAAACGGAGATGGCAATACAATCGCTATTGGTAGAATCAGTGATTCTGAAATGGGATATGTGCGAGTTTTTAATTACGAGAATGGTCAATGGCTTCAAAAAGGTGTAAAATTATATGGCGATGAAGCAAACGACCATTTTGGTGCAAGTGTAGCCATTTCTGATGATGGAAATATTTTAGCAATTGGAGCTCCTCGGTCAGATATTGCATCCTTACCGCAAACAGGACAAGCCAAAATATTTAAATTCATAGGAAATGCTTGGTCCCAGGTAGGAAATAACATTATTGGATTGAACCCAAACGATTTATTTGGACAAGATGTGTCGTTGTCAGCCCACGGAAATATATTGGCAGTCGCTTCTCCGTTTTTCGATAATTCGCCTTACAATGATTCGGGAAACGTGAATGTCTATGATTTATCTGATATTCTTTCCACCAATATAAATGAGATGAAATCATTTTCACTTTATCCTAATCCTGCTTCAGATCAATTAAACATAGTTTTAGGAAGCGGTTTTCAATTGGTTGAAGTTAACATTTATAATTCAGTAGGGCAGTTGGTTAAAAGGGAGCAAAAGGAATTAATCGACATTTCTGAATTAGCTGCGGGTACTTATTATATCCAAATTATCTCCCCACAATTCACAAACACTAAAATATTTATCAAAAATTAGCGGTTTTCTGTAAAGGAAAAATCTCTATTTGAATAGAAAACCATAATAAATAATCGAACAATTAAAATAAAGAAATTCGGAACTTTTGGAATTCAATTATCTTGACCGATAGGAATTAATGAGACAACTAATACCAAATTTGAAGACTCAATCTCATGAAAAAAACCGTCTCAACATTAACTATCAAGACGGTTTTTTAACTTACAATTTATAATTAGGAAGCTTTCAACAAAAGAGG includes:
- a CDS encoding T9SS type A sorting domain-containing protein; amino-acid sequence: MKKLYLFLLVPLTLIGQTQMGSNIFPELQNEQAGWYVSMSADGHTVAVGGQAEDGDNNHFARARVYSFNGQDWIQKGQPLRLLNYSGDYSARCRVSLSGDGNTLVISSPNQGMLFNGNVMIFQYKDSNWELLGNYFIGSGNNLLGYGISLSSNGNIIAMASPGPNVFNEFGFITVRQFDGTLWNEIGQKINGYSNSEGSYSLEQVVLSLSNDGTTLVIGTPFSGENGNYGGEVRVYQYSGGLWVQMGESIFSDEGKNFGSSVSINGDGNTIAIGRISDSEMGYVRVFNYENGQWLQKGVKLYGDEANDHFGASVAISDDGNILAIGAPRSDIASLPQTGQAKIFKFIGNAWSQVGNNIIGLNPNDLFGQDVSLSAHGNILAVASPFFDNSPYNDSGNVNVYDLSDILSTNINEMKSFSLYPNPASDQLNIVLGSGFQLVEVNIYNSVGQLVKREQKELIDISELAAGTYYIQIISPQFTNTKIFIKN